TCCGGCGCACCCGGTGGGGCGCCTCGTAGACAACCGTCGTACGCGCCTCGGTGCGCAGCGCCTCCAGCCGGGCGGTACGCGCCGCTCCCTTGCGGGGCAGGAAGCCTTCGAAGCAGAAGCGACCCGTCGGTAGGCCGCTGACGACGAGGGCGGCGATGAGCGCGGACGGGCCCGGCACGACCTCCACCCGATGGCCGGCGGCCGCGGCCGCCGCCACCAGACGCACGCCCGGGTCGGAGATGCCCGGCGTGCCCGCGTCGGTGATGACGGCGATGCGCGAGCCCGCGTCGAGCAGGCCGATCACGTCGCGCACCCGCGCGGCCTCGGTGTGGTCGTTGACGACGACCAGACGGGGGGTCTTGATGCCCGAATGGGCGAGCAGCTGTCGGGTTCGGCGGGTGTCCTCGCACGCGATGACGTCGGCCCCGCTCAACGCCTCGACGGCGCGCGGAGACAGGTCGCCGAGGTTGCCGATCGGCGTGGCCACGAGCACCAGACCCGCGGTCAGGTTGTCAGCCCTTGATCTCGAGCTGGTCGCCGGGTAGGAGGCGCCAGCGGCCGAACGCCCCCGCCTCGGCCTCGATGACACAGGTGGCGCGCGGCCGAGGCAGGCCGACGCGCCAGGGTCGCATCTCGACCACCGACGCCACGACGAAGGTCTCGCCGTGACGGCGACAGAAAGCCACATCGACCGGAAAGCGCATGCCGAACGTGTGCACCGACCGGCAGGGCCGAAGCAGCAGGGCACCGTCGACACCGTCGCGGCCGCGCAAGCCGCGGAAGCGC
The sequence above is drawn from the Actinomycetota bacterium genome and encodes:
- the rsmI gene encoding 16S rRNA (cytidine(1402)-2'-O)-methyltransferase, coding for MTAGLVLVATPIGNLGDLSPRAVEALSGADVIACEDTRRTRQLLAHSGIKTPRLVVVNDHTEAARVRDVIGLLDAGSRIAVITDAGTPGISDPGVRLVAAAAAAGHRVEVVPGPSALIAALVVSGLPTGRFCFEGFLPRKGAARTARLEALRTEARTTVVYEAPHRVRRTVADLCGALGPLRRVAIVRELTKLHEETWRGSLGDAAAHLAAEPRGEYVLVIDGVPPPGPPADDVVEAALRTELDAGADKKAAIAAVAGRLGLPKRHVYQIALGVR
- a CDS encoding DUF192 domain-containing protein; its protein translation is MAWLIRDGEVLAALDVAETFGARFRGLRGRDGVDGALLLRPCRSVHTFGMRFPVDVAFCRRHGETFVVASVVEMRPWRVGLPRPRATCVIEAEAGAFGRWRLLPGDQLEIKG